A single Fodinibius saliphilus DNA region contains:
- a CDS encoding endonuclease/exonuclease/phosphatase family protein, whose product MVNYLSIFCCVVLSFLASPAAGQDTLTVMSYNIYHGEHFYKSGESNLEEIASVINRVSPDLVSLQEVDSLTGRSADLNDGVPVNQVKKLAEQTGMYGYFGKAMDFDGGGYGEGLLANTSLNVEKVALPIPKGGEPRTLIVAEYPIDKQQYIRFGGTHLCHQYQKNRVAQIEKINSYFSNGDSPAIIAGDFNFTPEQKPYHITVKKWVDAAKLAGNIKRTIPYDNPSSRIDYFFLSEQNWKIIEMKVLRENNSDHMPLVLKVVI is encoded by the coding sequence ATGGTTAATTATCTATCGATCTTTTGTTGTGTCGTTCTCAGTTTTCTGGCTTCCCCTGCAGCTGGTCAGGATACCCTGACGGTAATGAGTTACAATATTTATCACGGAGAGCATTTTTATAAGAGCGGAGAAAGTAACCTGGAAGAGATCGCTTCGGTCATAAATCGGGTAAGTCCGGATTTAGTATCCCTGCAAGAGGTTGATAGCTTAACAGGGCGATCGGCTGACCTAAACGATGGAGTTCCGGTTAACCAAGTGAAAAAGCTGGCTGAACAAACAGGCATGTATGGGTATTTTGGTAAGGCTATGGATTTTGATGGTGGAGGGTATGGGGAAGGGTTATTGGCGAATACATCTCTGAACGTTGAAAAAGTTGCACTTCCCATTCCTAAAGGTGGAGAGCCCCGTACTCTTATAGTAGCAGAATATCCAATTGATAAACAGCAGTATATTAGATTTGGAGGAACACATCTGTGTCATCAGTATCAAAAAAACAGGGTTGCACAAATAGAAAAAATAAACAGCTATTTTTCTAATGGCGATTCCCCTGCCATCATTGCAGGGGACTTTAATTTTACTCCAGAACAGAAGCCATATCACATTACCGTTAAAAAATGGGTTGATGCTGCCAAGTTAGCAGGAAACATAAAACGAACAATACCGTATGATAATCCTTCAAGCAGAATTGATTATTTCTTTCTGTCAGAACAAAATTGGAAAATTATTGAAATGAAAGTTTTGCGAGAGAACAATTCCGATCATATGCCTCTTGTATTGAAGGTGGTAATTTGA
- the egtD gene encoding L-histidine N(alpha)-methyltransferase, whose amino-acid sequence MDDRATVNHESMLEEVLEGLQQQQKELPSKLFYDEKGSELFEQITYLDEYYLTRTERSILQENIVEIGEQVGPKSLLIELGSGSSSKTRLLFEKLSSVAAYVPVDISEEYLLKVVNNLRMEYPRISIIPVFADYTSEFDLPNLGDSYQKQLVFFPGSTIGNFRPAEARSFFATVCSVTDADSAMLIGVDLKKDKTIIEKAYNDEQGITAAFNKNILVRLNRELGTDFDIDAFKHDAFYNEECGRVEMHLVSQQEQTVTIAGEQIYFKEGESIHTENSYKYSLRDFEELVSQWYSVEQVWTDNNNYFSIQYLERK is encoded by the coding sequence ATGGATGATCGCGCTACAGTAAATCACGAATCGATGTTGGAAGAGGTTTTAGAAGGATTACAACAGCAGCAAAAAGAATTACCGTCAAAATTATTTTATGATGAAAAAGGATCGGAACTGTTTGAACAGATAACCTACCTGGATGAGTACTACCTGACGAGAACAGAACGCTCCATTTTACAGGAGAATATAGTGGAGATCGGTGAGCAGGTTGGTCCCAAATCACTACTTATAGAACTAGGAAGCGGAAGTAGTTCAAAAACGCGGTTGCTTTTTGAAAAGCTTTCATCAGTTGCAGCGTATGTGCCGGTAGATATATCAGAAGAATATTTGCTTAAGGTGGTTAATAATTTGCGGATGGAGTATCCCCGAATATCGATTATACCGGTATTTGCTGATTACACCTCAGAGTTTGACTTACCTAACCTTGGTGACAGTTATCAAAAGCAGCTGGTGTTTTTTCCGGGATCGACTATTGGAAATTTTCGGCCTGCAGAAGCCCGATCATTTTTTGCTACCGTATGCTCAGTCACCGATGCTGATTCAGCGATGTTGATAGGGGTTGATTTAAAAAAGGATAAGACAATAATAGAGAAGGCCTACAACGATGAGCAGGGGATAACCGCTGCTTTCAATAAAAATATATTGGTGCGGTTAAATCGAGAGTTGGGTACCGACTTTGATATCGATGCCTTCAAACATGATGCATTTTATAATGAAGAGTGCGGGCGGGTAGAGATGCACCTGGTATCCCAACAAGAACAGACAGTAACAATTGCCGGAGAGCAGATTTATTTTAAAGAAGGGGAATCCATCCACACCGAAAATTCGTATAAATACTCGTTACGTGATTTTGAGGAGTTGGTGAGTCAATGGTACTCCGTTGAGCAGGTTTGGACTGATAACAATAATTACTTTTCAATCCAATACCTCGAACGTAAATAA
- a CDS encoding WD40/YVTN/BNR-like repeat-containing protein — protein sequence MKLVKSIAAGFLIFLGGCFLSPQQVVGQEEQSNTYDHSFYQDLEFRTVGPSRGGRVTAVEGHPGHPHTFYMGAAGGGGVWRTTDYGSSWQNLTDGKGFKSTSIGAIEVTESDTSTIYVGTGTDGIRANVTTGRGMYKSTDAGNSWEFIGLEEAGQIGAVEVHPENPDLVYVAALGHPFGKNSQRGVFRSKDGGENWEKVLFLSDSTGAIDLELNPQNPDEIYAAMWRAERKPWTIISGAAKEDGIYKSMDGGDNWKKLEKGLPQGLIGKVDFAVTPANPDRIYALVEAPGDKQGLYRSEDRGESWKQISDKEDIMSRPFYFTNITAHPKDPDKIYVGNVRYWVSDDGGETFERKSVTHADVHDLWINPDNPNIQVQGNDGGATVTLDGGESWSTQYNQPTAELYQVNVDNRFPYWLYSGQQDNSTISVPSLPPAESSETPQGLWHMIGGCETGPAVPQINNHTVVFANCKGRFGRYNKETGQEKQYWVGAQYMYGRNPAKLEYRFQRVSPIEVSPHDSSVVYHGSQFVHRTTNGGEKWETISPDLTAFKDKYQVASGGPITRDITGEEHYSTLYSIEVSPHSPDVIWAGANDGPVHITKDGGENWINITPEDLPEDGRVDGIEPSPHTAGTAYIAVQRRLLDDFHPYIYKTTDFGESWKLLSNGENGIPSDYPTRVVREDPDRKGLLYAGTDFGLFVSFDDGTHWQQLEQGLPVSPITEIKVHQKDLVLSTMGRGFWILDNLTPLHQLSDELSKTKHHLFEPRDAYRMDYWGFGSDVPQYPEAGAMLDFYLDEIPEEPVVLDILTDEGTVIRQFVGKAGGDEETETPKADQANMKAPGPEKIGKPDRFKIKEGHNRFTWDLRYPDKTIASSEGEQYFGVGAGPLAVPGKYKVRLTIGDWSQTRELDLQIDPRIKTDGVSKADLQAQLELNLDIRDAIGKSQKMAAAMDTMRSRVDSARVRGDITGDKAQEVTNTLDELYRELVTSEEGSYQPPMLIDQLEYLYYMTISADQRPGNDAYNRFETLNGELEKIESEWQEFQKKVKLPGEVID from the coding sequence ATGAAATTGGTAAAATCAATTGCGGCAGGCTTTTTAATTTTCTTGGGAGGATGTTTTTTGTCTCCCCAACAGGTAGTAGGACAAGAAGAGCAATCCAATACCTATGACCATTCATTTTATCAAGATCTGGAATTTCGCACAGTTGGACCTAGTCGTGGTGGACGTGTAACAGCAGTTGAGGGCCATCCGGGGCATCCCCACACTTTTTATATGGGGGCTGCCGGTGGTGGTGGAGTCTGGCGAACAACGGACTATGGCAGTTCATGGCAAAATCTTACCGACGGAAAAGGATTTAAGAGCACCAGCATAGGGGCTATTGAGGTAACAGAATCGGATACGAGTACTATTTATGTAGGAACAGGCACTGATGGTATTCGTGCAAATGTGACGACCGGTCGTGGAATGTATAAATCTACGGATGCCGGCAACAGCTGGGAGTTTATTGGTCTGGAAGAAGCTGGACAAATAGGAGCGGTAGAGGTGCATCCTGAAAACCCTGATTTAGTGTATGTTGCAGCATTGGGTCATCCTTTTGGTAAAAATTCACAGCGTGGCGTGTTTCGTTCTAAGGATGGAGGAGAAAACTGGGAAAAGGTGCTTTTCCTTTCTGATTCTACCGGGGCGATTGATTTGGAGTTGAATCCCCAGAACCCGGACGAAATTTATGCTGCCATGTGGCGGGCCGAACGAAAGCCGTGGACGATTATCAGCGGTGCGGCTAAAGAGGATGGTATCTATAAGTCTATGGATGGCGGTGATAACTGGAAAAAGCTGGAAAAAGGATTGCCACAGGGACTTATAGGGAAAGTTGATTTTGCGGTGACGCCTGCTAATCCGGATCGTATTTATGCCCTTGTTGAAGCTCCGGGTGATAAACAGGGACTCTATCGGTCTGAGGATCGCGGCGAGAGTTGGAAGCAGATCAGCGATAAAGAGGATATTATGAGCCGCCCCTTTTATTTCACGAATATTACAGCCCACCCTAAAGATCCCGATAAAATTTATGTGGGAAATGTACGCTACTGGGTTTCTGATGATGGAGGCGAAACGTTTGAACGCAAATCAGTAACACACGCCGATGTGCATGATTTGTGGATCAACCCCGACAATCCTAACATACAGGTGCAGGGGAATGACGGTGGTGCTACCGTAACACTGGATGGTGGAGAAAGCTGGTCTACGCAGTACAATCAGCCAACAGCAGAACTCTACCAGGTTAACGTGGATAATCGTTTCCCGTATTGGTTGTACTCCGGTCAGCAAGATAATTCAACAATTTCAGTACCCAGCCTGCCCCCGGCTGAGAGTTCGGAAACCCCGCAAGGACTTTGGCATATGATTGGAGGTTGCGAAACGGGGCCGGCAGTACCGCAAATTAATAATCATACTGTTGTATTTGCTAACTGTAAGGGGCGCTTTGGCAGGTACAATAAAGAGACCGGACAGGAGAAGCAGTATTGGGTGGGAGCGCAGTATATGTATGGACGAAATCCTGCCAAGCTGGAGTATCGTTTTCAGCGAGTATCGCCTATTGAGGTATCGCCACACGATTCCAGCGTAGTGTATCACGGTTCACAGTTTGTGCATCGCACCACTAACGGAGGTGAAAAGTGGGAAACGATCAGTCCCGATTTAACGGCTTTTAAAGATAAGTACCAAGTAGCTTCGGGTGGACCTATTACGCGAGATATCACCGGGGAAGAGCATTATAGTACGCTCTATTCCATTGAAGTTTCTCCCCATAGTCCGGATGTCATTTGGGCCGGGGCCAATGACGGGCCGGTTCATATTACTAAAGACGGGGGAGAAAACTGGATCAATATTACGCCCGAGGATCTTCCAGAAGATGGTCGTGTGGATGGCATTGAGCCTTCTCCTCATACCGCGGGTACAGCCTATATTGCTGTGCAGCGTCGCCTGTTGGATGATTTTCATCCCTATATTTATAAAACCACCGATTTTGGTGAAAGCTGGAAGCTGTTGAGCAATGGTGAAAACGGTATTCCCTCGGACTACCCGACGCGTGTTGTCCGGGAAGATCCTGATCGCAAAGGCCTGTTGTATGCAGGGACTGATTTTGGGCTTTTTGTTTCTTTTGATGATGGTACGCACTGGCAACAGTTGGAGCAGGGATTGCCTGTCTCACCCATCACGGAAATTAAGGTGCACCAGAAAGACCTGGTGTTGTCGACGATGGGGCGTGGTTTTTGGATTTTGGATAACCTGACGCCGCTACATCAGCTAAGTGATGAACTTAGTAAGACTAAACATCACCTATTCGAGCCGCGTGACGCTTATCGGATGGACTATTGGGGGTTCGGGTCTGATGTGCCGCAGTACCCAGAGGCAGGGGCAATGCTCGATTTCTACCTGGATGAAATACCAGAGGAGCCCGTTGTCTTGGATATTCTGACCGACGAGGGCACGGTTATTCGTCAATTTGTGGGAAAAGCTGGTGGCGATGAAGAGACTGAGACTCCTAAAGCTGATCAAGCCAATATGAAAGCCCCTGGCCCTGAAAAAATTGGAAAGCCTGACCGTTTTAAGATTAAGGAAGGGCACAACCGTTTTACTTGGGATCTCCGGTATCCCGATAAAACGATCGCTTCCTCCGAAGGGGAGCAGTACTTTGGCGTTGGTGCCGGACCGCTGGCCGTACCGGGTAAATACAAGGTACGTCTGACAATTGGCGACTGGAGTCAGACTCGTGAGTTAGATCTACAGATTGATCCACGCATAAAAACCGATGGGGTAAGTAAAGCAGACTTGCAGGCACAGTTAGAGCTTAACCTGGATATTCGTGATGCCATTGGGAAGTCACAGAAAATGGCTGCAGCTATGGATACGATGCGGAGCCGCGTGGATTCTGCCAGGGTGCGTGGAGATATTACTGGTGACAAAGCCCAAGAAGTGACTAACACGCTTGACGAACTGTACCGCGAACTGGTGACCTCTGAAGAAGGGAGTTACCAACCACCTATGCTTATCGACCAGCTGGAGTATCTATATTATATGACCATTTCAGCGGATCAGCGTCCCGGTAATGATGCCTACAACCGTTTTGAAACGCTCAATGGAGAGCTTGAAAAAATTGAAAGTGAATGGCAGGAGTTTCAGAAAAAAGTGAAGTTACCTGGGGAGGTTATTGATTGA